Proteins from one Mucilaginibacter jinjuensis genomic window:
- a CDS encoding M13 family metallopeptidase: MNSKLTNLMLAGALCFTANAWAAGPNGNDAKAPTPPKKYIDPANMDPTVKPGDNFYEYANGAWLKKNVIPAKQTRWGNFTILADENTKKLISLLNDAGAAKAPKGSIKQRVGDLYVSGMDSVTIEKRGYDPIKPSLARVAKIGDLNGVINEMAYERSTGEGSPLFSFGVGQDSKHPTQYVVSLGQGGTSLPDRDYYLKSDARTLKVQAAYKQYITTLFTLTGSSEEVAQKNAATIFALETKLATIQMSRTAMRDPNKTYNKFSVADFSKTTPHLNWAELMPKMKVTGQDTVLVRQPDFFKSVDEILASTPVEDWKVYLQWEILRGSANSLSSPFVKASFAYSSALSGQQVQTPRDERISGLVNGSLGDLLGQLFVEKYFTPAAKEYMVGLVNNLKSVLGDRIKRLEWMTPETKERALKKLNAFGVKIGYPDKWQTYPGLVIERGDYAGNLRRISAWRYAESVGHLGKPVDKTRWGMTPPTVNASYSPTNNEITFPAGILQFPFFDFGADDAINYGGIGAVIGHEMTHGFDDQGRQYDADGTLRDWWKKDDADKFKTRADMVVDQYNGFTVLDTIHVNGRLTLGENLADLGGLNVAYEAFKKTKQGQSETKIDGFTPDQRFFLSWAQVWRSNQRPESASSRILTDPHSPEQYRTNAPISNIDAWYKAFNVQPGDKMYKKPEDRIKIW; encoded by the coding sequence ATGAACTCAAAACTAACTAACCTAATGCTTGCAGGGGCGCTGTGCTTTACAGCAAATGCCTGGGCTGCAGGCCCAAACGGCAATGATGCCAAGGCACCAACGCCGCCTAAAAAGTATATCGATCCTGCCAATATGGATCCAACCGTTAAACCGGGCGATAACTTTTACGAGTATGCAAACGGTGCATGGCTTAAAAAGAATGTGATTCCAGCCAAGCAAACCCGTTGGGGTAACTTCACCATTTTGGCCGATGAAAATACCAAAAAACTAATCTCTTTATTGAATGATGCCGGCGCTGCCAAAGCTCCAAAAGGCAGCATTAAACAACGTGTAGGTGATTTATACGTGAGCGGTATGGACAGCGTTACCATCGAAAAACGTGGTTACGACCCAATTAAACCATCACTTGCCCGCGTTGCCAAAATAGGCGACCTGAATGGCGTTATCAACGAAATGGCTTACGAACGCAGCACAGGCGAAGGCAGCCCGCTGTTTAGCTTCGGTGTTGGTCAGGATTCTAAACACCCTACCCAGTACGTGGTAAGTTTAGGCCAGGGCGGTACCAGTTTGCCAGATCGCGATTACTATTTAAAAAGCGACGCACGTACTTTAAAGGTACAAGCAGCTTATAAGCAATACATCACTACCCTGTTTACCCTAACTGGCAGCAGCGAAGAGGTAGCCCAGAAAAATGCAGCGACTATTTTTGCGTTAGAGACCAAGCTGGCTACCATCCAGATGAGCCGTACCGCCATGCGCGACCCGAACAAAACTTACAACAAGTTTTCGGTTGCCGATTTCAGCAAAACTACGCCGCACTTAAATTGGGCCGAGTTAATGCCGAAAATGAAAGTTACCGGCCAGGATACCGTATTGGTTCGCCAGCCCGATTTCTTTAAATCTGTTGATGAAATTTTAGCAAGCACACCAGTTGAAGACTGGAAAGTTTACCTGCAATGGGAAATTTTACGCGGTTCGGCCAATTCATTAAGCTCACCTTTTGTTAAAGCAAGCTTTGCTTACAGCAGCGCATTAAGCGGCCAGCAGGTACAAACCCCGCGCGACGAAAGAATTTCTGGCCTGGTTAACGGCAGCCTTGGCGACTTGTTAGGTCAATTGTTTGTTGAGAAATACTTTACCCCTGCCGCTAAGGAATACATGGTTGGCTTGGTAAACAACCTAAAATCTGTTTTGGGTGACCGTATTAAACGTTTGGAGTGGATGACCCCAGAAACCAAAGAGCGCGCCCTTAAAAAACTGAATGCTTTTGGTGTTAAAATCGGGTATCCTGATAAATGGCAAACTTACCCGGGCTTAGTGATTGAGCGCGGGGATTATGCCGGTAACTTACGTCGTATTTCTGCATGGCGCTACGCCGAGTCTGTTGGCCATTTGGGCAAACCTGTTGATAAAACCCGTTGGGGAATGACACCTCCAACTGTAAACGCTTCATATAGCCCAACTAACAACGAAATTACCTTCCCTGCGGGCATCCTGCAGTTCCCATTCTTTGATTTTGGTGCTGATGATGCCATTAATTATGGTGGTATAGGTGCGGTTATCGGCCACGAAATGACCCACGGTTTTGACGACCAGGGCCGCCAGTATGATGCTGATGGTACCCTGCGCGACTGGTGGAAAAAAGATGACGCCGACAAATTTAAAACCCGTGCCGACATGGTGGTTGACCAATACAATGGCTTCACTGTGCTGGATACCATCCACGTAAACGGCCGTTTAACCTTGGGCGAAAACTTAGCAGACTTAGGTGGCTTGAACGTTGCTTACGAGGCTTTCAAGAAAACAAAACAAGGCCAATCTGAAACAAAAATCGATGGTTTTACGCCAGATCAGCGTTTTTTCCTATCTTGGGCACAAGTTTGGAGAAGCAACCAAAGGCCAGAGTCGGCATCGTCACGTATTTTGACAGATCCACACTCGCCTGAACAATATAGAACCAACGCACCAATTTCAAATATTGATGCATGGTACAAAGCATTTAACGTACAACCAGGCGACAAAATGTACAAGAAGCCTGAAGACCGCATTAAGATCTGGTAA